From Triticum dicoccoides isolate Atlit2015 ecotype Zavitan unplaced genomic scaffold, WEW_v2.0 scaffold145017, whole genome shotgun sequence, the proteins below share one genomic window:
- the LOC119343886 gene encoding mavicyanin-like, which produces MEIRRRRALAMALAAVLAAVTVARVATAATSYTVGAPDGLWDMHTDYAEWVAARTFHPGDNITFTYSRELHDVVEVGKAGYDACSSANNVSAFRSGNDVVALTTVGTRYFLCGLTGHCDSGMKIRVDVVAASTGPVAAPPTTSAGGNVVAGLGALVVTHALLASISVW; this is translated from the exons ATGGAGATCAGGCGGCGGCGGGCACTGGCGATGGCCCTGGCGGCGGTGCTGGCCGCCGTGACTGTTGCTCGGGTGGCCACGGCTGCGACAAGTTACACGGTGGGGGCGCCGGATGGGCTGTGGGACATGCACACGGACTATGCTGAGTGGGTCGCCGCCAGGACGTTCCACCCCGGCGACAACATCA CGTTTACGTACTCGAGAGAGCTGCACGACGTGGTGGAGGTGGGCAAGGCCGGCTACGACGCCTGCTCCAGCGCAAACAACGTCTCCGCCTTCCGCTCCGGCAACGACGTCGTCGCGCTCACCACCGTCGGCACGCGCTACTTCCTCTGCGGCCTCACCGGCCACTGCGACAGCGGaatgaagatcagggtcgacgtggTCGCCGCGTCCACCGGTCCCGTAGCCGCGCCGCCCACCACGTCTGCCGGGGGTAACGTCGTCGCAGGCCTTGGCGCGCTCGTGGTGACGCATGCTCTCCTTGCCAGCATCAGCGTCTGGTGA